The Megasphaera stantonii genome includes a window with the following:
- the thiH gene encoding 2-iminoacetate synthase ThiH, whose product MTEQRIDHMTYLPGMEVLDSNMLDEVTKYHDAFHDEDYTSQDVERALNKQHLEPRDFMALLSTAAAPYLEQMAQKAHIVTRRHFGSNISILTPIYFANYCDNYCIYCGFNSHNKIKRARLNDEELHRECQNIANAGIEEVLMLTGESPKMSDIQYIGNAVKIARQYFRVIGMEIYPVNSDDYKYLHECGADYVTVFQETYNSTKYETLHLAGNKRIFPYRFYSQERAILGGMRGVGFAALLGLDDYQKDAVATGMHAYLMQRKYPHAEISLSCPRLCPIINNDKINPKDVDERKLTQIICAYRLFLPYAGIVVSSRESARYRNAIMKIAATKVSASVCVGIGGHLEDDGSEMGDEQFEITDSRSFDEMYAAIKHMGLQPVTSDYIYV is encoded by the coding sequence ATGACAGAACAACGCATTGACCACATGACCTATCTTCCGGGCATGGAAGTCCTTGATTCGAACATGCTCGACGAAGTGACGAAATACCACGACGCCTTCCATGACGAAGACTATACGTCCCAAGACGTCGAACGGGCCCTGAATAAGCAGCACCTGGAACCGCGGGACTTCATGGCCCTCTTGTCGACGGCCGCCGCTCCGTATTTGGAACAAATGGCCCAGAAGGCCCACATCGTGACGCGCCGCCATTTCGGTTCCAACATTTCCATCCTCACGCCGATTTATTTTGCCAACTACTGCGACAACTACTGCATCTACTGCGGCTTCAACTCCCACAATAAAATCAAGCGGGCCCGCCTGAACGACGAAGAGCTCCACCGCGAATGCCAGAACATCGCCAACGCCGGCATCGAAGAAGTCCTCATGCTGACCGGCGAAAGCCCGAAGATGTCGGACATTCAGTACATCGGAAACGCCGTCAAGATCGCCCGCCAGTATTTCCGGGTCATCGGCATGGAAATCTACCCGGTCAACTCCGACGATTACAAATACCTCCACGAATGCGGCGCCGACTACGTTACGGTATTCCAGGAAACGTACAACTCGACGAAATACGAAACGCTGCACCTGGCTGGAAATAAGCGCATCTTCCCGTACCGCTTCTATTCTCAGGAACGGGCAATTTTAGGCGGCATGCGCGGCGTCGGCTTCGCTGCCCTTCTCGGCCTCGACGACTATCAGAAAGACGCCGTCGCCACGGGCATGCACGCCTACCTCATGCAGCGCAAATATCCTCACGCTGAAATTTCCTTGTCCTGTCCGCGGCTGTGCCCGATTATCAACAACGATAAAATCAATCCGAAAGACGTAGACGAACGGAAGCTCACGCAGATCATCTGCGCCTACCGCCTGTTTCTCCCCTATGCGGGCATCGTCGTATCGAGCCGAGAAAGCGCCCGGTACCGCAACGCCATCATGAAAATCGCCGCTACGAAGGTATCGGCCAGCGTCTGCGTCGGCATCGGCGGCCACTTGGAAGACGACGGCTCCGAAATGGGCGACGAACAGTTTGAAATCACCGACAGCCGCTCTTTCGACGAAATGTACGCCGCCATCAAGCACATGGGCCTGCAGCCTGTGACCAGCGACTACATCTATGTATAA
- a CDS encoding thiazole synthase: MEQKDTLILGGHEFTSRFILGSGKYSVNLIQAAVEQAGAQIVTMALRRVEAGQKDNILDFIPKGVTLLPNTSGARNADEAVRIARLSREIGCGDFIKIEIMRDSKYLLPDNVETVKATEILAKEGFVVLPYMYPDLYTARDLVSAGAAAVMPLASPIGSNKGLSTKDFIQILIDEIDLPIIVDAGIGRPSQACEAMEMGAAAIMANTGLATAGDLPLMASAFRKAIEAGRQAYLAGIGRVSETASASDPLTGFLGD, translated from the coding sequence ATGGAACAAAAAGACACGTTGATTCTCGGCGGTCATGAATTTACATCCCGCTTCATTCTCGGTTCGGGCAAGTATTCCGTCAACCTGATTCAGGCTGCCGTCGAACAGGCCGGCGCGCAGATCGTCACGATGGCCCTGCGCCGCGTCGAAGCCGGGCAGAAAGATAATATCCTCGACTTCATTCCCAAGGGCGTAACCCTTCTTCCCAACACGTCGGGCGCCCGCAACGCCGACGAAGCCGTCCGCATCGCCCGTCTGTCCCGCGAAATCGGCTGCGGCGACTTTATCAAAATCGAAATCATGCGCGATTCTAAATACTTGCTTCCCGACAATGTCGAAACGGTAAAGGCGACGGAAATCCTGGCCAAGGAAGGCTTCGTCGTATTGCCCTACATGTACCCCGACCTGTACACGGCCCGCGACCTCGTATCGGCCGGCGCAGCCGCCGTCATGCCCTTAGCGTCGCCGATCGGCTCCAACAAGGGCCTGTCCACGAAGGATTTCATCCAAATCCTCATCGACGAAATCGACTTGCCCATCATCGTAGACGCCGGCATCGGCCGCCCGTCCCAGGCCTGCGAAGCCATGGAAATGGGCGCCGCCGCTATCATGGCCAACACGGGCCTGGCGACGGCAGGAGACCTGCCCCTCATGGCCAGCGCCTTCCGCAAGGCGATTGAAGCAGGCCGTCAGGCCTATCTGGCCGGCATCGGCCGCGTCAGCGAAACGGCATCGGCGTCAGACCCGCTGACAGGATTCTTGGGCGACTAA
- the thiS gene encoding sulfur carrier protein ThiS: protein MVRINGKEVQAAGMNLQAYLDQEELRPERIAVELNGAIVKRGTYRTVTLCDGDTMEIVQFVGGG, encoded by the coding sequence ATGGTACGAATTAATGGAAAAGAAGTCCAGGCTGCGGGCATGAATTTGCAGGCCTATTTGGACCAGGAAGAGCTGCGGCCGGAACGCATCGCCGTCGAGCTGAACGGCGCTATCGTAAAGCGCGGAACCTATCGCACCGTCACCTTATGCGACGGCGACACGATGGAAATCGTCCAGTTCGTCGGAGGAGGCTGA
- a CDS encoding alanine dehydrogenase encodes MKFGLLKDIKTGEYRTIVTPAEVDAIVGDGHEVYVQRGAGIGAGFSDEQYEKEGAKLVDTMEEIYGTCDFVTKVKELEPCEFPLLRENQIILTCIHPAAHPQEVQALLDSKCISFSAEDSHRYGSPNCEAAGKMGALMGLDSLLSIHGGKGKFVNGLGGAPGVKALVLGGGTVGRACVSVLHALGAWVTVMDINIGTLRDISQQFNEEINTQISNRYNLKKLLPEIDVVYNCVRWPKNATEYMIDREMVRSMEKGSVIVDISNDVGAIETFHETTHDDPRYIEEGVVHYCVSNIPGAIAQSTSIAYAASVLPHFRSILNNGVAEACARDGFLRRSLTTYQGYLTHEETSAIQNRPWVRPEDILGIADRELDPAPRTTNTRSENFIQL; translated from the coding sequence ATGAAATTCGGACTGTTAAAGGATATCAAAACCGGCGAATACCGCACCATTGTTACACCTGCGGAAGTCGACGCCATTGTGGGCGACGGCCACGAGGTCTACGTCCAGCGCGGCGCCGGTATCGGCGCGGGCTTTTCGGACGAGCAGTATGAGAAAGAGGGCGCTAAACTGGTGGACACCATGGAGGAAATCTATGGGACATGTGACTTTGTTACCAAGGTCAAGGAACTGGAGCCCTGTGAGTTTCCCCTGCTGCGGGAGAATCAGATCATCCTGACCTGCATTCATCCTGCCGCTCATCCCCAAGAGGTGCAGGCTCTTCTGGACAGCAAGTGCATCTCTTTCAGCGCTGAGGACAGCCATCGGTATGGCTCCCCTAACTGTGAGGCAGCTGGCAAAATGGGGGCCTTGATGGGTCTTGATTCCCTGTTGTCTATCCACGGGGGCAAGGGAAAATTTGTCAATGGCCTGGGCGGCGCGCCTGGCGTCAAAGCTCTGGTACTGGGCGGCGGTACCGTGGGCCGGGCTTGTGTATCTGTCCTCCACGCCTTGGGGGCCTGGGTGACCGTGATGGACATAAATATCGGCACTTTGCGGGATATTTCCCAGCAGTTCAACGAGGAAATCAATACCCAGATTTCCAACCGGTACAACCTGAAAAAGCTTCTGCCGGAAATCGACGTAGTATATAACTGCGTGCGCTGGCCCAAGAACGCCACGGAGTACATGATCGACCGGGAAATGGTCCGCTCCATGGAGAAGGGCTCCGTCATCGTAGATATCAGCAACGACGTAGGCGCTATTGAGACGTTCCACGAAACCACTCACGACGATCCCCGCTATATCGAGGAGGGCGTGGTTCACTATTGCGTCAGCAACATCCCCGGCGCCATTGCCCAGTCGACCTCCATCGCCTATGCTGCCTCAGTGCTTCCCCACTTCCGTTCCATTTTGAACAACGGGGTAGCAGAGGCCTGCGCCCGGGACGGATTCCTTCGGCGCAGCTTGACTACCTATCAGGGATACCTCACCCATGAGGAAACCAGCGCTATCCAAAACCGGCCCTGGGTTCGCCCTGAAGATATTCTGGGGATAGCGGATCGGGAACTGGATCCCGCTCCCCGCACTACGAATACCCGTTCGGAAAACTTCATTCAGCTCTAA